Proteins found in one Microbacterium sp. LWS13-1.2 genomic segment:
- a CDS encoding phosphoadenylyl-sulfate reductase — protein MTVSLAPRVAVKRTREELQALAEQGNLELGSLTDHEASAAEVVAWVARNFGTDAAAVACSMADAALPHLVAEQLPGVDVLFLDTGYHFTETYATRDEVQRALDVRIVDITPDQTVAEQDAELGAQLFARDPGLCCARRKVAPLQDALGGYEVWFTGVRRDEAPTRTNTPLVTWDERNGLVKVNPVAAWSFDDVLAYATAHKAPVNLLVGFGYPSIGCEPCTKPVAAGEDPRSGRWAGLSKTECGLHE, from the coding sequence CGCCGAGCAGGGCAACCTCGAGCTCGGCAGCCTCACCGACCACGAGGCATCCGCCGCCGAGGTGGTCGCGTGGGTCGCGCGCAACTTCGGAACGGATGCCGCAGCGGTCGCCTGCTCCATGGCCGACGCCGCTCTCCCCCACCTCGTCGCCGAGCAGTTGCCGGGCGTCGACGTGCTCTTCCTCGACACCGGCTACCACTTCACCGAGACCTACGCGACGCGCGACGAGGTGCAGCGTGCGCTCGACGTGCGGATCGTCGACATCACCCCCGACCAGACCGTCGCCGAGCAGGACGCCGAGCTCGGCGCCCAGCTCTTCGCCCGCGACCCGGGCCTGTGCTGCGCCCGGCGCAAGGTGGCCCCGCTGCAGGACGCGCTGGGCGGCTACGAGGTGTGGTTCACCGGCGTCCGCCGCGACGAGGCGCCCACGCGCACGAACACGCCCCTCGTGACGTGGGACGAGCGCAACGGGCTCGTCAAGGTCAACCCGGTCGCAGCGTGGAGCTTCGACGACGTGCTCGCCTACGCCACCGCGCACAAGGCGCCGGTGAACCTGCTCGTCGGGTTCGGCTACCCCTCCATCGGCTGCGAACCGTGCACGAAGCCGGTCGCCGCCGGCGAAGACCCCCGGTCCGGCCGCTGGGCCGGGCTCTCGAAGACCGAATGCGGACTCCACGAATGA
- the cysD gene encoding sulfate adenylyltransferase subunit CysD, whose protein sequence is MTLETSQGVSSRFARGTSETKRADGLSTLDLLEAEAIHVIREVVAEFERPVLLFSGGKDSVVVLHLAAKAFAPGRVPFPVLHVDTGHNFPEVLAFRDETVARLGIRLEVARVQDYIDDGRLQERADGTRNPLQTVPLLDAIAAGRHDAVFGGARRDEDKARAKERIISLRDEFGQWDPRNQRPELWSLYNGRHTPGQHVRAFPISNWTELDVWRYIEREGIALPPLYFAHERDVYARDGMWRPVGPFSPPRENEHVERRTVRYRTVGDMSCTGAVESDAADLAAIVAEVAVSTLTERGATRADDRLSEAAMEDRKKDGYF, encoded by the coding sequence ATGACTCTCGAAACATCTCAGGGCGTTTCGTCTCGCTTCGCTCGAGGAACGAGCGAGACGAAACGCGCCGACGGCCTCAGCACCCTCGACCTGCTCGAGGCCGAGGCGATCCACGTCATCCGCGAGGTCGTCGCCGAGTTCGAGCGGCCTGTGCTGCTGTTCTCCGGCGGCAAGGACTCGGTCGTCGTGCTGCACCTGGCGGCCAAGGCCTTCGCGCCGGGCCGCGTGCCGTTCCCCGTGCTGCACGTCGACACCGGGCACAACTTTCCCGAGGTGCTGGCCTTCCGCGACGAGACCGTCGCGCGGCTCGGCATCCGTCTGGAAGTCGCCCGCGTGCAGGACTACATCGACGACGGCCGCCTGCAGGAGCGCGCCGACGGCACCCGCAACCCGCTGCAGACGGTGCCGCTGCTCGACGCCATCGCCGCGGGCCGCCACGACGCCGTGTTCGGCGGCGCCCGCCGCGACGAGGACAAGGCCCGCGCCAAGGAGCGGATCATCTCGTTGCGCGACGAGTTCGGGCAGTGGGATCCGCGCAACCAGCGCCCGGAGCTCTGGAGCCTCTACAACGGACGCCACACGCCCGGCCAGCACGTGCGGGCGTTCCCGATCTCGAACTGGACCGAGCTCGACGTCTGGCGCTACATCGAGCGCGAGGGCATCGCGCTGCCGCCGCTGTACTTCGCACACGAGCGCGACGTCTACGCCCGCGACGGCATGTGGCGCCCCGTCGGCCCGTTCTCGCCGCCCCGCGAGAACGAGCACGTCGAACGCCGCACCGTGCGCTACCGCACCGTCGGCGACATGAGCTGCACCGGAGCGGTGGAATCGGATGCCGCGGACCTCGCCGCGATCGTCGCCGAGGTCGCCGTCTCCACCCTCACCGAGCGCGGCGCGACCCGCGCCGACGACCGCCTCAGCGAGGCGGCCATGGAGGACCGCAAGAAGGACGGGTACTTCTAA
- a CDS encoding GTP-binding protein encodes MSLDTQSVSSRFARSTTENPPVVERGAQRRDETREPTLFRFATAGSVDDGKSTLVGRLLHDSKAILADQLEQVARTSADRGFAHGDFDFALLTDGLRAEREQGITIDVAYRYFSTGTRSFVLADCPGHVQYTRNMVTGATTADAVIVLVDGRKGVLEQTKRHLAVVALLRVPHVIVAVNKIDLIGFSADAFAGVAAEASTVATELGIEDLHVLPVSALEGDNIVDRSDRTPWYDGPALLELLETLPATDELEQELEPLRLPVQLVLRPQGGLAPGIDEAEAERLRDYRAVAGRISSGVVRVGDRVEVFPSGRETTVTGIRSAGTEVQEATAPQSVSLEFEDDIDTARGALVVAAGSLPAPRREFDAELFQLDGRALTPGIRVLVKHGTATVQAIVAQIESRYDLDALTHEPAQTLETNDIGRVRLRVAADLPLEPYRTSRHGGSFLVIHPSDGATLAAGIVRD; translated from the coding sequence ATGTCTCTCGATACTCAGAGCGTTTCGTCTCGCTTCGCTCGCTCAACGACCGAGAACCCTCCGGTCGTTGAGCGAGGAGCGCAGCGACGAGACGAAACGCGCGAGCCGACGCTGTTCCGGTTCGCGACCGCGGGATCGGTCGACGACGGCAAGTCGACGCTGGTCGGCCGGCTGTTGCACGACTCGAAGGCGATCCTCGCCGACCAGCTCGAGCAGGTCGCCCGCACGTCCGCCGACCGCGGCTTCGCGCACGGCGACTTCGACTTCGCCCTCCTCACCGACGGCCTGCGCGCCGAGCGCGAGCAGGGCATCACGATCGACGTCGCCTACCGCTACTTCTCGACGGGCACGCGATCGTTCGTGCTCGCGGACTGCCCGGGCCACGTGCAGTACACGCGCAACATGGTCACCGGCGCGACGACCGCCGACGCCGTCATCGTGCTCGTCGACGGCCGAAAGGGCGTGCTCGAGCAGACCAAGCGGCATCTCGCCGTCGTGGCGCTGCTGCGCGTTCCCCACGTGATCGTCGCGGTCAACAAGATCGACCTGATCGGCTTCTCGGCCGATGCCTTCGCCGGCGTCGCCGCCGAGGCCAGCACCGTCGCGACCGAGCTCGGCATCGAGGATCTGCACGTGCTGCCCGTGTCGGCGCTCGAGGGCGACAACATCGTCGACCGCTCGGACCGCACGCCCTGGTACGACGGCCCGGCGCTGCTCGAGCTGCTCGAGACCCTTCCCGCGACCGACGAGCTGGAGCAGGAGCTCGAGCCGCTGCGGCTTCCGGTGCAGCTCGTGCTGCGCCCGCAGGGCGGCCTGGCACCCGGCATCGACGAGGCCGAGGCGGAGCGCCTGCGCGACTACCGCGCGGTCGCGGGCCGTATCTCGAGCGGCGTCGTGCGCGTGGGCGACCGGGTGGAGGTGTTCCCCTCCGGGCGGGAGACCACGGTCACCGGCATCCGCTCCGCCGGCACCGAGGTCCAAGAGGCGACCGCCCCGCAGTCGGTCTCGCTCGAGTTCGAGGACGACATCGACACCGCACGCGGTGCACTCGTGGTCGCGGCCGGCTCGCTGCCGGCGCCCCGACGCGAGTTCGACGCCGAGCTGTTCCAGCTCGATGGGCGGGCGCTGACCCCCGGCATCCGTGTCCTCGTCAAGCACGGCACCGCGACGGTGCAGGCCATCGTCGCGCAGATCGAGTCGCGCTACGACCTCGACGCGCTCACGCACGAGCCCGCGCAGACGCTCGAGACCAACGACATCGGCCGCGTGCGGCTGCGGGTGGCGGCAGACCTGCCGCTCGAGCCGTACCGCACCAGCCGCCACGGGGGCTCGTTCCTCGTGATCCATCCGTCCGACGGCGCCACACTCGCCGCCGGCATCGTGCGCGACTGA
- a CDS encoding ABC transporter substrate-binding protein, with the protein MNTIRTATAITTLGLVAGMMAGCASAAADPGSGETSAPVDEVRLGYFANVTHAPSLVGLEEGLFKDALGDVDVTTQVFNAGPAAIEALSAGAIDATYIGPNPSINTFIQSGGASARIVAGAATGGAALVVREGIDSPDDLAGTTLASPQLGNTQDVALRTWLADEGFQTDTSGGGDVQVTPTENAQTLTLFQQGELDGAWLPEPWVSRLVLDAGAHVLQDEAELWEDGEFPTTVLLVRKEFLDDHPDVVAALLKGHEAAVRWIADNPDEAPAVINGAIEKETGKPLDDAVIERALGHVTFSVDPHADTFETLVENGIEAGTQKEGSIHGLFDLRLLNKQLAAEGEDTVSASGLGED; encoded by the coding sequence GTGAACACAATCCGCACCGCGACCGCAATCACAACCCTGGGACTCGTGGCGGGCATGATGGCCGGGTGCGCCTCCGCTGCGGCGGACCCCGGCAGCGGCGAGACCTCCGCGCCGGTGGACGAGGTGCGCCTCGGCTACTTCGCCAACGTCACCCACGCTCCCTCGCTGGTCGGACTCGAAGAGGGTCTGTTCAAGGACGCGCTCGGCGACGTCGACGTCACCACCCAGGTGTTCAATGCCGGCCCCGCCGCCATCGAGGCCCTCTCGGCCGGCGCGATCGATGCCACGTACATCGGCCCGAACCCGTCGATCAACACGTTCATCCAGTCGGGCGGCGCGTCGGCGCGCATCGTCGCGGGAGCCGCCACCGGCGGCGCGGCGCTCGTCGTGCGCGAGGGCATCGACTCGCCGGACGACCTCGCCGGCACGACGCTCGCGTCACCTCAGTTGGGCAACACGCAGGACGTCGCGCTGCGCACGTGGCTGGCCGACGAGGGCTTCCAGACCGACACCTCCGGCGGCGGCGACGTGCAGGTCACGCCCACCGAGAACGCGCAGACCCTCACCCTCTTCCAGCAGGGCGAGCTCGACGGCGCGTGGCTGCCCGAGCCGTGGGTGTCGCGCCTGGTCCTCGATGCCGGCGCGCACGTGCTGCAGGACGAGGCCGAGCTTTGGGAGGACGGCGAGTTCCCGACCACCGTGCTCCTCGTGCGCAAGGAGTTCCTCGACGACCACCCCGACGTGGTCGCCGCCCTACTGAAGGGCCACGAGGCAGCCGTGCGGTGGATCGCCGACAACCCCGACGAGGCGCCGGCCGTCATCAACGGCGCGATCGAGAAGGAGACCGGCAAGCCGCTGGACGACGCCGTGATCGAGCGGGCGCTCGGGCACGTGACGTTCTCGGTCGACCCCCATGCCGACACGTTCGAGACGCTCGTCGAGAACGGCATCGAAGCGGGCACCCAGAAGGAGGGCTCGATCCACGGGCTCTTCGATCTGCGCCTCCTGAACAAGCAGCTCGCGGCCGAGGGTGAAGACACCGTCTCGGCATCAGGGCTCGGCGAGGACTGA
- a CDS encoding ABC transporter ATP-binding protein codes for MSTAPASASGAAQATPVAGVQAQQQTRATPRSPLGPSFDSVTPVPAAAPAPAPAVRIDGVSKRFGTGPVVLEDVSLDIAPGEFVCLLGASGCGKSTLLNLIADLDKPTAGRIDTPAEGAAVMFQESALMPWLTARRNVELALRLRGVPRGERREKALTLLDAVNLADAAEKRPHELSGGMRQRVALARALAQDRPVLLMDEPFAALDAITRDLLHEELERVWRATGRTIVFVTHNVREAARLGQRVVLMGSRPGRIVQEWTIAKTTGRRIESPEVAALSVEITDQLRKEIRRNAA; via the coding sequence ATGAGCACCGCTCCCGCATCCGCCTCCGGGGCCGCGCAGGCGACCCCGGTGGCGGGCGTGCAGGCCCAACAGCAGACCCGCGCGACGCCCCGCAGTCCTCTCGGCCCCAGCTTCGACAGCGTCACCCCCGTGCCCGCAGCGGCACCCGCGCCCGCACCCGCGGTGCGGATCGACGGCGTCTCCAAGCGCTTCGGCACCGGGCCCGTCGTGCTCGAGGACGTGTCGCTCGACATCGCGCCGGGCGAGTTCGTGTGCCTCCTGGGCGCCTCCGGCTGCGGCAAGTCGACGCTCCTCAACCTCATCGCGGACCTCGACAAGCCCACCGCCGGGCGCATCGACACGCCCGCCGAGGGTGCGGCCGTGATGTTCCAGGAGTCGGCGCTCATGCCGTGGCTCACCGCGCGCCGCAACGTCGAGCTGGCGCTGCGCCTGCGCGGCGTCCCCCGCGGCGAGCGGCGCGAGAAGGCGCTGACGCTGCTGGATGCCGTGAACCTGGCGGACGCGGCCGAGAAGCGCCCGCACGAGCTGTCGGGCGGAATGCGCCAGCGCGTGGCTCTGGCCCGGGCTCTGGCCCAGGACCGCCCGGTGCTGCTCATGGACGAGCCCTTCGCTGCGCTCGACGCGATCACCCGCGACCTGCTGCACGAGGAGCTCGAGCGCGTCTGGCGAGCCACCGGCCGCACCATCGTGTTCGTCACGCACAACGTGCGCGAGGCCGCGCGGCTCGGCCAGCGCGTCGTGCTCATGGGAAGCCGCCCCGGCCGCATCGTGCAGGAGTGGACCATCGCGAAGACCACGGGCCGCCGCATCGAGTCGCCCGAGGTCGCCGCCCTGTCGGTGGAGATCACCGACCAGCTGCGGAAGGAGATCCGCCGCAATGCCGCGTGA
- a CDS encoding ABC transporter permease: MRERTSTGSGTASETTRHEPTHDAWPARFDSQARSSTEANDLRSLAAGLDNLQTDADLGPGPWRRFATSVVPPILFVIILIVAWQLYVVIAQPRPDIVPGPVDVWNALGLAWDSGRLQVAVATSLERGIVGFLIAIVVGTPIGLLLAEVRPIRRAVGPIISGLQVLPSVAWVPAAIIWFGLSDATVYFVILMGAIPSIVNGLIAGIDQVPPQLRRVGTVLGASRWQLATAVILPAALPGYLAGLKQGWAFSWRSLMAAEIIATGGTIGFGLGSMLDQSRELADLAGVLGTIIVILAIGILIELVFFGPLERRMLKRRGLLVTGGAR, from the coding sequence TTGAGGGAGCGCACTTCGACAGGCTCAGGGACCGCGAGCGAGACGACACGCCACGAGCCGACGCACGACGCTTGGCCGGCTCGTTTCGACTCGCAAGCTCGCTCGTCGACCGAAGCGAACGACCTGCGCAGCCTTGCCGCCGGTCTCGACAACCTCCAGACGGATGCCGACCTGGGGCCCGGCCCCTGGCGCCGGTTCGCGACCAGCGTCGTGCCGCCGATCCTCTTCGTCATCATCCTCATCGTCGCGTGGCAGCTCTACGTCGTGATCGCCCAGCCGCGGCCCGACATCGTGCCCGGGCCGGTGGACGTGTGGAACGCGCTGGGCCTGGCGTGGGACTCGGGCCGCCTGCAGGTGGCCGTCGCGACGAGCCTCGAGCGCGGCATCGTAGGCTTCCTCATCGCGATCGTCGTCGGCACGCCTATCGGCCTGCTGCTCGCCGAGGTGCGGCCGATCCGCCGCGCTGTGGGCCCCATCATCTCGGGCCTGCAGGTGCTGCCCTCGGTCGCATGGGTGCCGGCCGCCATCATCTGGTTCGGCCTGTCGGACGCCACCGTCTACTTCGTCATCCTCATGGGTGCGATCCCCTCGATCGTCAACGGCCTGATCGCGGGCATCGACCAGGTGCCGCCGCAGCTGCGGAGGGTCGGCACCGTGCTGGGCGCCTCGCGGTGGCAGCTCGCGACCGCCGTCATCCTTCCCGCCGCGCTTCCGGGGTACCTCGCCGGACTCAAGCAGGGATGGGCCTTCTCCTGGCGCTCGCTCATGGCGGCGGAGATCATCGCGACCGGCGGCACCATCGGCTTCGGGCTGGGCTCGATGCTCGACCAGAGCCGCGAGCTCGCCGACCTGGCCGGCGTGCTGGGCACCATCATCGTCATCCTCGCGATCGGCATCCTCATCGAGCTCGTCTTCTTCGGACCTCTCGAGCGACGGATGCTGAAGCGCCGCGGCCTGCTCGTCACGGGAGGCGCCCGATGA
- the cobA gene encoding uroporphyrinogen-III C-methyltransferase — protein sequence MTVRPESTTAGKVWLVGAGPGDAGLLTIKGLRALEAADVIVADRLGARAVLDGLAADGVVLPGDVIDVGKQPGHHAVPQDAINALLVQLAQDGKTVVRLKGGDPYVFGRGGEELAACQDAGVAVEVVPGITSAISVPAIAGIPLTHRGVATAFTVATAHDQIESLGGGRDHTVVLLMGIATLANSAITLARGERGGDCPVAVVEDGFGPRQRVTVGTLSTIAHQAAARGIRSPAVVVVGDVVRLSPYAPAALATLDLSSYDPLTPERSPRA from the coding sequence ATGACCGTACGACCGGAATCGACGACCGCCGGCAAGGTGTGGCTCGTGGGCGCGGGGCCCGGCGACGCCGGGCTGCTCACCATCAAGGGGCTGCGCGCCCTCGAGGCAGCCGACGTCATCGTGGCCGACCGGCTGGGCGCGCGCGCCGTGCTCGACGGCCTCGCCGCCGACGGCGTGGTCCTGCCGGGCGACGTCATCGACGTCGGCAAGCAGCCGGGTCACCACGCCGTGCCGCAGGACGCCATCAACGCCCTACTCGTCCAGCTCGCCCAGGACGGCAAAACAGTGGTCCGCCTCAAGGGCGGCGACCCGTACGTCTTCGGCCGCGGTGGCGAGGAGCTCGCCGCCTGCCAGGACGCGGGTGTGGCCGTCGAGGTCGTCCCCGGCATCACGAGCGCCATCTCGGTGCCCGCGATCGCCGGCATCCCGCTCACGCACCGCGGCGTCGCGACCGCCTTCACCGTCGCGACCGCCCACGACCAGATCGAGTCGCTCGGCGGCGGGCGGGACCACACCGTCGTCCTGCTCATGGGGATCGCCACGCTGGCGAACTCCGCGATCACGCTGGCCCGCGGCGAGCGCGGCGGCGACTGCCCCGTCGCGGTCGTCGAGGACGGCTTCGGGCCGCGCCAGCGGGTGACGGTGGGGACGCTCTCGACCATCGCCCACCAGGCGGCGGCCCGCGGCATCCGCTCCCCCGCCGTCGTGGTCGTCGGCGACGTGGTGCGGCTCAGTCCCTACGCACCCGCAGCGCTGGCGACCCTCGATCTGTCCTCGTACGACCCGCTCACTCCCGAGCGCAGCCCGCGCGCCTGA
- a CDS encoding FAD-dependent oxidoreductase, with protein sequence MTSSSLRNLRVAIVGAGPAGIYAGNILTNSVVEAGGSVSIDLFESLPAPYGLIRYGVAPDHPRIKGIVNSLHEMLDAGTTRFIGNVEVGRDISLAELQERYDAVIIATGAIRDAALDIPGIDLPGSYGAADFVAWFDGHPDVPTDWTLDQREVAVIGNGNVALDVARVLAKHAVDLRSTEIADNVLAGLEASAVTDVHVFGRRGPADIKFTPIELRELGEVPNVDIVVHDEDFVDADPANAANNQLKVMLRVLNSWRTRESTGASRRLHLHFYHAPVAVLGESRVEGLRFERTEPTGDGRVRGTGEFREIAVQQVYRAVGYYGTPVIDAPFDERAGVVSNVEGRVKDAATTGDAEAPVIPGLYATGWIKRGPVGLIGHTKSDAMETIAHLVSDLEAGRLSAPTVGGDVLEVLDEREVAYTTWDGWLALDAHERDLGANHAHTRERVKVVPRDEQVGISRGVLVQ encoded by the coding sequence GTGACTTCTTCGAGCCTCCGCAATCTCCGCGTCGCGATCGTCGGCGCCGGCCCCGCCGGGATCTACGCCGGCAACATCCTCACCAACTCGGTCGTCGAGGCCGGCGGGTCCGTGTCGATCGATCTGTTCGAGTCGCTGCCGGCCCCGTACGGGCTCATCCGGTACGGCGTCGCCCCTGACCACCCCCGTATCAAGGGCATCGTCAACTCGCTGCACGAGATGCTCGACGCCGGCACCACGCGGTTCATCGGCAACGTCGAGGTCGGCCGCGACATCTCGCTCGCCGAGCTGCAGGAGCGCTACGACGCCGTGATCATCGCGACTGGCGCGATCCGCGACGCCGCCCTCGACATCCCCGGCATCGATCTGCCGGGCTCGTACGGGGCCGCCGACTTCGTGGCCTGGTTCGACGGCCACCCCGACGTGCCGACCGACTGGACGCTCGACCAGCGCGAGGTCGCCGTCATCGGCAACGGCAACGTCGCGCTCGACGTCGCCCGCGTGCTCGCGAAGCACGCCGTGGACCTGCGCTCCACCGAGATCGCCGACAACGTGCTGGCCGGTCTCGAGGCATCGGCGGTCACCGACGTCCACGTCTTCGGCCGGCGAGGCCCCGCCGACATCAAGTTCACGCCGATCGAGCTGCGTGAGCTCGGCGAGGTGCCGAACGTCGACATCGTCGTGCACGACGAGGACTTCGTCGACGCCGACCCCGCGAACGCGGCCAACAACCAGCTCAAGGTCATGCTGCGGGTCCTGAACAGCTGGCGCACGCGGGAGTCGACGGGCGCGAGCCGGCGCCTGCACCTGCACTTCTACCACGCGCCCGTGGCGGTGCTCGGCGAGAGCCGCGTGGAGGGCCTGCGCTTCGAGCGCACCGAGCCGACCGGCGACGGACGCGTGCGCGGCACCGGCGAGTTCCGCGAGATCGCCGTGCAGCAGGTGTACCGCGCTGTCGGCTACTACGGCACGCCGGTCATCGACGCGCCCTTCGACGAGAGGGCCGGCGTCGTCTCGAACGTCGAGGGACGTGTGAAGGATGCCGCGACCACCGGCGACGCCGAGGCTCCGGTGATCCCGGGCCTGTACGCCACCGGATGGATCAAGCGCGGGCCGGTCGGGCTCATCGGCCACACGAAGTCCGACGCGATGGAGACCATCGCGCACCTCGTGTCCGACCTCGAGGCCGGGCGCCTGTCGGCCCCGACCGTCGGCGGCGACGTGCTCGAGGTGCTCGACGAGCGCGAGGTCGCGTACACGACGTGGGACGGCTGGCTCGCCCTCGACGCGCACGAGCGCGACCTCGGCGCGAACCACGCGCACACCCGCGAGCGCGTCAAGGTCGTGCCGCGCGACGAGCAGGTCGGCATCTCACGGGGAGTGCTCGTCCAGTGA
- the fdxA gene encoding ferredoxin, translated as MTYVIALPCVDVKDRACIDECPVDCIYEGERSLYIHPDECVDCGACEPVCPVEAIYYEDDLPEEWQDYYTANVEFFDDIGSPGGAAKTGVIAKDHPVIAALPPQGDGHD; from the coding sequence GTGACGTATGTGATCGCCCTGCCGTGCGTCGATGTGAAGGACCGCGCCTGCATCGACGAGTGCCCGGTGGACTGCATCTACGAGGGTGAGCGGTCGCTGTACATCCACCCCGACGAGTGCGTCGACTGCGGCGCCTGCGAGCCGGTGTGCCCGGTCGAGGCGATCTACTACGAAGATGACCTGCCCGAGGAATGGCAGGACTACTACACCGCGAACGTCGAGTTCTTCGACGACATCGGGTCGCCCGGCGGTGCGGCCAAGACCGGCGTCATCGCGAAGGACCATCCGGTCATCGCGGCGCTTCCTCCCCAAGGAGACGGCCATGACTGA
- a CDS encoding NAD(P)/FAD-dependent oxidoreductase → MTDPHPAAESTEVDVVIIGGGPAGLSAALNLGRARASVVLVDAGRPRNAATLRSHGFLTRDGVPPLELRKLARAELAAYSNVRVLDRTVVTALLENEGGDGLRFIAALHGRGSGIPPAVAARSVLVATGLRETLPDIPSLRAFYGMTIFSCAACDAWELQDRPLALIGETPDLAARARLIARWTDRLTVFTNGSDAVDTVEAAELAASGIVVERRSIDDLEGDRGTVSAVRLVDGTRVEIDGGFVRPQWHPALDFVGGIELDRDEFGNLVTDRSGRTSVAGLYAAGDAASPGPQQLIVAAGQGARAAAVLVHDLVGVRTAH, encoded by the coding sequence ATGACTGACCCCCATCCCGCGGCGGAGTCGACCGAGGTCGACGTCGTCATCATCGGCGGCGGCCCCGCGGGGCTCTCGGCCGCCCTCAACCTCGGGCGCGCCCGCGCCTCGGTCGTGCTGGTCGACGCCGGGCGGCCGCGCAACGCCGCCACGCTGCGCTCGCACGGCTTCCTCACGCGCGACGGCGTGCCGCCGCTCGAGCTGCGCAAGCTCGCCCGCGCCGAGCTCGCCGCCTACTCGAACGTGCGCGTGCTCGATCGCACCGTCGTCACGGCGCTGCTCGAGAACGAGGGCGGCGACGGGCTACGCTTCATCGCGGCGCTGCACGGCCGGGGCTCCGGCATCCCGCCCGCCGTCGCGGCGCGATCCGTGCTCGTGGCCACCGGGCTCCGCGAGACCCTGCCCGACATCCCGAGCCTGCGCGCGTTCTACGGCATGACGATCTTCAGCTGCGCCGCCTGCGACGCGTGGGAGCTGCAGGACCGTCCGCTCGCGCTGATCGGCGAGACGCCCGACCTGGCCGCGCGCGCCCGGCTGATCGCCCGCTGGACCGACCGGCTCACCGTCTTCACCAACGGGTCGGATGCCGTCGACACGGTCGAAGCGGCGGAACTCGCGGCATCCGGGATCGTCGTCGAGAGACGGTCGATCGACGACCTCGAAGGCGACCGCGGTACGGTGTCGGCCGTGCGGCTCGTCGACGGCACCCGCGTCGAGATCGACGGCGGCTTCGTGCGACCCCAGTGGCACCCGGCGCTCGATTTCGTCGGCGGCATCGAGCTCGACCGCGACGAGTTCGGCAATCTGGTCACCGATCGCTCCGGGCGCACGTCCGTCGCGGGGCTGTACGCCGCGGGGGATGCCGCCTCACCGGGTCCGCAGCAGCTCATCGTCGCCGCCGGCCAGGGAGCCCGCGCCGCCGCGGTGCTCGTGCACGACCTCGTCGGGGTCCGCACCGCCCACTGA
- a CDS encoding response regulator transcription factor: protein MSTVLVVDDDEDVGDVVAAYLRSAGLVVRRAADGIDALQAVVADRPDIVVLDLMLPGIDGLEVCRRLRQRSPELPIVMLTARGEEDDRIRGLEVGADDYVTKPFSPRELVLRVQSVLRRSVSPAADLSAPAELPDVAVDGDLVIDRRARRVHLAGSELSLTVREFDLLSWLVAHPGDALRRDDLMRDVWGWDFGDPSTVTVHVSRLRDKIEHDPAAPRRLVTVFGVGYRWDAAP from the coding sequence GTGAGCACGGTGCTGGTCGTCGACGACGATGAGGACGTCGGCGACGTCGTCGCCGCGTACCTCCGCAGCGCCGGTCTCGTCGTGCGGCGGGCCGCGGACGGGATCGACGCGCTCCAGGCGGTCGTCGCGGATCGTCCTGACATCGTCGTGCTCGACCTCATGCTGCCCGGCATCGACGGCCTGGAGGTCTGCCGGCGGCTCCGGCAGAGGTCGCCGGAGCTCCCCATCGTGATGCTGACCGCCCGAGGCGAGGAGGACGACCGCATCCGCGGGCTCGAGGTCGGGGCCGACGACTACGTGACCAAGCCGTTCAGCCCGCGCGAGCTGGTGCTGCGCGTGCAGTCGGTGCTGCGGCGCAGCGTCTCGCCCGCCGCCGACCTGTCGGCCCCCGCGGAACTGCCCGACGTCGCGGTCGACGGCGACCTCGTCATCGACCGGCGCGCCCGTCGTGTGCACCTGGCCGGCAGCGAGCTCTCGCTCACCGTGCGCGAGTTCGACCTGCTCTCGTGGCTCGTCGCGCACCCGGGGGACGCCCTGCGCCGGGACGACCTGATGCGGGACGTGTGGGGCTGGGACTTCGGCGACCCCTCGACCGTGACCGTGCACGTGAGCAGGTTGCGCGACAAGATCGAGCACGACCCCGCGGCACCGCGGCGGCTTGTGACGGTGTTCGGCGTCGGGTATCGCTGGGATGCCGCGCCATGA